One genomic region from Reichenbachiella ulvae encodes:
- the bshB1 gene encoding bacillithiol biosynthesis deacetylase BshB1: MKLDVLVFAAHPDDSELSCGGTILSLIAQGKKVGVVDFTRGEMGTRGTPEIRDAEAAAAAEILGLTVRDNLGFQDVFFSHDDEHAIEVVKKIRQYQPDIILANAIEDRHPDHGKAASLVKRAFFLAGLKKLETELDGEPQENWYPKNLYHYIQTEYMKPDFVVDVSEHWEKRMEAVKAFKSQFFDPNGEASNTLISTPEFMELLEARGKEMGMSIRVKYGEGFVCDRMLGVSDLSSLL, encoded by the coding sequence ATGAAATTAGATGTTTTGGTGTTTGCTGCGCACCCCGATGATTCAGAATTGTCATGCGGAGGTACAATCCTTTCTTTGATTGCTCAGGGAAAGAAAGTAGGGGTAGTGGATTTCACTCGAGGAGAGATGGGGACACGTGGCACACCAGAAATCAGAGATGCCGAAGCGGCTGCCGCTGCTGAGATTTTGGGCTTGACTGTACGGGATAATCTCGGTTTTCAGGACGTCTTTTTTTCTCATGATGACGAACATGCGATCGAAGTAGTAAAGAAAATACGCCAATACCAGCCGGACATCATTTTGGCCAATGCCATAGAGGATCGCCACCCAGATCATGGAAAAGCCGCTTCCCTGGTGAAAAGGGCTTTCTTTCTTGCTGGATTGAAAAAGCTGGAAACTGAACTAGATGGAGAACCACAAGAAAATTGGTATCCCAAAAATCTATATCACTATATCCAGACAGAATACATGAAGCCTGACTTTGTGGTGGATGTATCGGAGCACTGGGAGAAACGAATGGAGGCTGTAAAAGCTTTTAAGTCTCAGTTTTTTGATCCCAATGGTGAAGCATCTAATACATTGATCTCTACTCCAGAGTTTATGGAATTGTTAGAGGCCCGAGGAAAAGAAATGGGAATGTCCATTCGAGTGAAATATGGAGAGGGGTTTGTTTGTGATAGGATGTTGGGTGTTTCTGATTTGTCCTCCTTG
- a CDS encoding M23 family metallopeptidase: MSRRIVIGFLLLLTICTESFGQEKRRKDFFRFRNKSVVVSPVIIPDTIQVVDESWFEIDENYLDSLAWLEQRELEEQMSVEVDEQELILAYDVPVEVSEQLMIDSVWVTIREYYSIWSTSDVNPYEMDGEKFQDTVRLPLTFENPELDWCMPLERMTVTSPFGLRRWKWHYGDDIRLNVGDSVHSAFDGIVRMSRYDRYGYGYYVLVRHYNGLETLYGHLSKRLVEPGDVVKAGDVIGLGGSTGRSTGPHLHFEVRYQGNAIAPTDVFDFDALTLKEEELEITAATFEYLKEARKVRYHRVRSGDTLSHIGRRYGVSVTKLCRLNGISRNSVLRIGQRLRIT, encoded by the coding sequence ATGAGTAGAAGAATAGTAATAGGCTTCTTACTCTTATTGACGATATGTACAGAATCCTTTGGTCAAGAGAAAAGGCGAAAGGATTTTTTTCGTTTCAGGAATAAGAGCGTAGTAGTGTCACCTGTCATAATACCAGACACCATTCAGGTAGTAGATGAGTCCTGGTTTGAAATAGATGAAAATTATCTTGACAGTCTGGCTTGGCTGGAGCAGAGAGAGTTAGAAGAGCAAATGAGCGTTGAAGTAGACGAGCAGGAGCTAATTCTGGCCTATGACGTACCGGTAGAGGTTTCGGAGCAATTGATGATCGACTCGGTCTGGGTGACTATTAGAGAGTACTATAGTATATGGAGTACCAGTGATGTCAATCCCTATGAAATGGATGGGGAGAAGTTTCAAGACACAGTGCGCTTGCCACTGACGTTTGAAAATCCTGAATTGGATTGGTGCATGCCATTGGAACGGATGACGGTGACGTCTCCTTTTGGTCTGAGAAGATGGAAATGGCACTATGGGGATGATATCCGATTGAATGTAGGCGATTCGGTACATTCGGCCTTCGATGGAATCGTGAGAATGTCTCGCTACGATCGATATGGGTATGGTTATTATGTTTTGGTTCGTCACTACAATGGTCTGGAGACACTGTACGGTCATTTGAGCAAAAGATTGGTCGAGCCTGGAGATGTGGTCAAAGCAGGAGATGTGATAGGACTAGGCGGCAGTACAGGTCGTAGTACGGGACCCCACTTGCATTTTGAAGTGAGGTATCAGGGCAATGCCATTGCTCCGACGGATGTGTTTGACTTTGATGCGCTGACACTGAAAGAGGAAGAACTGGAAATTACAGCTGCTACATTTGAGTATCTGAAGGAAGCACGCAAAGTACGCTACCACCGGGTACGTAGTGGTGATACACTTAGCCATATTGGACGAAGGTATGGCGTGTCTGTGACTAAATTATGCAGGCTAAATGGAATAAGTCGCAATTCTGTGCTACGTATTGGTCAAAGATTGCGTATCACTTAA
- the trxB gene encoding thioredoxin-disulfide reductase: MTEEKVKVLIIGSGPAGYTAAIYASRAGLNPVLYTGGEPGGQLTTTNDVENFPGYPDGINGPAMMQDLQKQAERFGTDVRFGLATSVDFSSYPHKVIIDEKHEVTAEAVIISTGASAQYLGLESEKRLMNVGVSACAVCDGFFYKGKEVAVVGGGDTAAEEATYLANICPKVYLLVRRDEMRASQIMQERVKNAKNIEILWNTSTEEVLGKDEVEGMRVVNNVTGEKKDIPISGFFVAIGHKPNTDIFKDYLDMDEAGYLKVVPGSSKTNVEGVFVTGDAADKVYRQAITAAGSGCMGALDAERFLAAKEFETAQ, encoded by the coding sequence ATGACAGAGGAAAAAGTAAAAGTACTAATCATAGGATCTGGCCCAGCCGGATATACAGCAGCCATTTATGCATCCAGAGCAGGATTGAATCCAGTTCTCTACACAGGAGGAGAGCCAGGTGGACAGCTTACTACTACTAATGACGTTGAAAATTTTCCGGGCTATCCGGATGGAATCAATGGTCCAGCCATGATGCAAGACTTGCAAAAGCAAGCTGAGCGATTTGGTACTGATGTTCGTTTTGGATTGGCTACCTCTGTGGATTTCTCGTCCTACCCTCACAAAGTCATCATTGACGAAAAACATGAAGTAACTGCTGAAGCAGTGATTATCTCAACTGGTGCTAGTGCTCAGTACCTTGGGTTAGAGTCTGAGAAGAGACTGATGAATGTTGGGGTTTCAGCTTGTGCGGTTTGTGATGGTTTCTTCTACAAGGGCAAAGAAGTCGCTGTAGTAGGAGGTGGAGACACTGCTGCTGAAGAAGCAACTTACCTGGCTAATATCTGTCCTAAAGTTTACCTGTTGGTAAGAAGAGATGAAATGAGAGCTTCTCAGATCATGCAGGAGAGAGTGAAAAATGCTAAGAACATCGAAATCCTTTGGAACACCTCTACCGAAGAAGTATTAGGTAAGGATGAAGTAGAAGGTATGCGTGTAGTAAATAATGTGACTGGCGAGAAGAAAGATATTCCTATCAGTGGATTCTTCGTGGCGATTGGTCACAAGCCTAACACGGATATTTTTAAAGATTACCTCGATATGGATGAGGCAGGCTATCTGAAAGTAGTTCCAGGAAGTAGTAAAACGAATGTTGAAGGTGTATTTGTGACCGGTGATGCGGCGGATAAGGTGTATCGTCAGGCGATTACAGCTGCAGGTAGCGGTTGTATGGGGGCTTTGGATGCAGAACGCTTCCTGGCTGCCAAAGAGTTTGAAACAGCACAATAA
- a CDS encoding sigma-70 family RNA polymerase sigma factor: MRQLKITKQITNRESPSLEKYLHEISKVELITAEQEVELAQRIKEGDQIALERLIKANLRFVISVAKQYQNQGLTLSDLINEGNLGLIKAAQRFDETRGFKFISYAVWWIRQSILQALAEQARIVRLPQNRVGSISKISKAFATLEQQFEREPTQEEIAEMLEMSLDEVIMATRNSGRHISMDAPFSSSEEGSLLDVMVDESEKEPDDALEHDSLRSEVKRVLSTLTHRESEVIKYYFGLEDGHPLTLDEIGYRIELTRERVRQIKEKAIRRLRHTTKTQNLRVFLG; this comes from the coding sequence ATGCGTCAACTTAAAATCACAAAACAAATCACCAACCGTGAGAGCCCCTCACTAGAGAAGTATCTCCATGAAATAAGTAAAGTAGAATTGATCACTGCCGAACAAGAGGTCGAACTTGCTCAGCGTATCAAGGAAGGTGATCAGATCGCACTCGAACGATTGATTAAAGCCAATCTTCGCTTTGTGATATCGGTGGCCAAGCAGTATCAAAATCAGGGATTGACCTTGAGTGATTTGATCAACGAGGGAAATCTAGGTTTGATTAAGGCGGCACAGCGTTTCGATGAAACGCGTGGTTTCAAGTTTATCTCCTATGCTGTTTGGTGGATCAGACAATCTATTCTTCAAGCTCTGGCTGAGCAAGCCAGAATCGTTCGTCTGCCACAGAATAGGGTAGGCTCCATTTCTAAAATATCTAAAGCCTTTGCTACACTCGAGCAGCAGTTTGAGAGAGAACCTACACAGGAAGAAATCGCTGAGATGCTGGAGATGTCTCTGGACGAAGTGATCATGGCTACCCGTAATTCCGGACGTCACATCAGTATGGATGCACCTTTTTCTAGTAGTGAAGAGGGGAGTTTGCTGGATGTGATGGTGGATGAAAGTGAAAAAGAGCCTGATGATGCGTTGGAGCACGACTCGCTTCGTAGCGAAGTAAAACGTGTGCTGTCTACCTTGACTCATCGCGAATCTGAAGTGATCAAATATTACTTTGGCCTAGAGGATGGTCATCCATTGACTCTGGATGAAATCGGTTATCGAATCGAGCTGACTCGTGAGCGCGTGAGACAAATCAAGGAAAAGGCGATTCGCAGATTGCGTCACACCACCAAAACGCAGAATTTACGCGTTTTCCTCGGTTGA
- a CDS encoding DUF4202 domain-containing protein, with the protein MNNKVDAVFEKIDKINAEDPNKEIVDGSEVPKEWIYGRRMTEMLTTYKENPSVELQIAARGQHIKRWHIPRSEYPMDRKGYLKWRTMLKIYHGELLSSLMEEEGFGSDSIAKVVELVNKKKLKTDQESKELEDVVCLVFLKFYFHDFAAQHPDEKVIDIVQKTWGKMTEKGHDLALKLNYDVGDLALIQKALS; encoded by the coding sequence ATGAACAATAAAGTGGATGCTGTTTTTGAAAAAATAGACAAAATCAACGCTGAGGACCCAAATAAGGAGATAGTTGATGGGAGTGAGGTTCCGAAAGAGTGGATATATGGACGAAGAATGACTGAAATGCTAACTACGTATAAAGAAAATCCGTCAGTTGAACTTCAAATTGCTGCTAGAGGCCAACATATTAAACGTTGGCACATTCCCCGATCGGAATATCCCATGGATCGCAAAGGATACCTGAAGTGGAGAACCATGCTGAAGATCTATCATGGTGAGCTTCTAAGTAGTCTGATGGAAGAGGAAGGGTTTGGATCGGATTCGATTGCAAAAGTTGTAGAGCTAGTCAATAAGAAAAAGCTGAAAACCGATCAGGAATCTAAGGAGCTAGAAGATGTAGTTTGTTTGGTCTTCTTGAAGTTTTACTTTCATGATTTTGCCGCACAGCACCCGGATGAAAAGGTGATTGATATAGTGCAAAAGACCTGGGGGAAAATGACTGAGAAAGGACATGATCTGGCGCTTAAATTAAATTATGATGTGGGTGATTTGGCTTTGATCCAAAAAGCATTGAGTTGA
- the nirB gene encoding nitrite reductase large subunit NirB gives MEKIIVIGNGMVGYKFCEKLRAKADKNKFEITVFGEEPHPAYDRVHLSEYFTNPSVENLEMAPRSWYEENDIELISGEMINQIDRVNKTVTSHKGTTLSYDKLILATGSSAFVPPINGVEKEGVFVYRTIEDLDAIIDYSKKTKKAAVLGGGLLGLEAAKAMIDLKQETHVIEFAPRLMPRQLDEAGSNALITKMEDLGLTIHLNKNTKNISGEEKMTGMEFQDDSELDVEMLVISAGIKPRDELATACGLAVGPRGGIVVNDLLQTDDTNIFAIGECALHKNMIYGLVAPGYEMADVVVNQLIGDNDKAFESYDMSTKLKLIGVDVASFGNAICENEAHKPIVFEDKHAGIYKRINISEDGQRLLGGILVGEAEAYNMLLQVTLNGMALPPQPEDLILGSRGGEEAKMELPDTAQICSCENVTKGDISQAIIDNEYEDLADVKACTKAGTGCGACNPIVKDIFNDQWAKMGKTVKNVICEHFDYTRQELLDIIKIKKIQDYNQLLDEYGKGDGCETCRPAVASILASTWNEMILEKGKDAIQDTNDKYLANIQKGGSYSVVPRIPGGEITPDKLIVIGEVAKKYDLYTKITGGQRIDLFGAQVHQLPDIWEELINAGFESGHAYGKSLRTVKSCVGSTWCRYGLHDSVSFAIEVEERYRGLRSPHKLKSAVSGCRRECAEAQSKDFGIIATEEGWNLYVCGNGGSNPQHALLLAGDIDSETCLKYIDRFLMFYIRTAEPLNRTSTWLNKLEGGIDYLKEVIVEDSLGIGEELEREMDFMINTYKCEWKEVVNNPELRKRFTHFVNTSIPDPTMKFEEMRGQKKPVEWGA, from the coding sequence ATGGAGAAAATAATTGTAATAGGTAATGGTATGGTTGGCTATAAGTTTTGTGAAAAACTAAGAGCCAAAGCTGACAAGAACAAATTTGAAATCACAGTTTTTGGAGAAGAACCGCATCCAGCCTACGACAGGGTTCACCTTAGCGAATACTTTACCAATCCATCAGTCGAGAACCTGGAGATGGCTCCAAGATCCTGGTACGAAGAAAATGACATTGAATTAATCTCTGGAGAAATGATCAATCAGATCGACAGAGTAAACAAAACAGTCACTTCCCACAAGGGCACTACCCTCTCCTATGACAAGCTAATTTTGGCAACCGGGTCCAGTGCTTTTGTCCCTCCAATCAATGGAGTAGAAAAAGAAGGAGTCTTCGTATATAGAACCATCGAAGATCTGGATGCTATCATTGACTATAGCAAGAAGACAAAAAAAGCAGCTGTTTTAGGAGGAGGTCTTCTAGGTCTGGAGGCAGCTAAGGCCATGATTGACCTTAAACAAGAAACACACGTCATCGAATTTGCTCCTCGTCTGATGCCGAGACAGTTGGACGAAGCAGGATCAAATGCCCTCATTACCAAAATGGAAGATTTGGGCTTGACTATTCACCTTAATAAAAACACAAAAAATATCTCAGGAGAGGAAAAAATGACTGGAATGGAGTTTCAGGATGATTCCGAACTTGATGTAGAAATGCTCGTCATCTCAGCAGGTATCAAACCAAGAGACGAGTTGGCTACTGCATGTGGCCTGGCTGTAGGACCAAGAGGAGGTATCGTGGTAAATGATCTGTTGCAAACAGACGACACGAACATTTTTGCAATCGGTGAATGTGCACTTCACAAAAACATGATCTACGGATTGGTGGCGCCTGGCTATGAAATGGCCGACGTAGTAGTCAATCAATTGATCGGAGACAATGACAAGGCATTCGAAAGCTATGACATGTCTACTAAGCTGAAACTAATCGGTGTAGATGTTGCCAGCTTTGGTAATGCCATTTGTGAAAACGAAGCACATAAACCTATTGTTTTTGAAGACAAGCACGCAGGCATCTATAAGAGAATCAACATCTCGGAGGATGGCCAGCGTCTGCTTGGCGGTATTTTAGTAGGTGAGGCAGAGGCTTACAATATGCTTTTGCAAGTCACACTCAATGGCATGGCACTCCCTCCTCAACCTGAAGACCTGATCCTCGGTAGCCGTGGCGGAGAGGAAGCCAAAATGGAGCTACCTGACACAGCACAAATTTGTTCTTGTGAAAACGTAACCAAAGGAGACATTAGTCAGGCGATCATTGACAATGAATATGAGGATCTGGCAGACGTAAAAGCTTGTACCAAAGCCGGCACTGGATGTGGCGCTTGTAACCCGATCGTGAAAGATATTTTCAACGATCAATGGGCAAAAATGGGTAAAACCGTCAAAAACGTAATTTGCGAGCACTTTGACTACACCCGTCAGGAACTTTTGGACATTATAAAAATCAAAAAGATCCAGGACTACAACCAGTTGTTAGACGAATATGGCAAAGGAGACGGCTGTGAAACCTGTCGTCCAGCAGTTGCCTCAATCCTAGCCAGTACCTGGAACGAAATGATCCTTGAAAAAGGAAAAGACGCTATACAAGACACCAACGACAAATACCTGGCGAACATTCAGAAAGGTGGCTCCTACTCTGTAGTACCAAGAATCCCTGGAGGAGAAATCACCCCTGATAAATTGATCGTAATCGGTGAAGTAGCAAAAAAATATGACCTCTACACTAAAATCACAGGAGGTCAACGTATCGACCTGTTTGGTGCACAGGTCCACCAGCTACCAGATATCTGGGAGGAGCTAATCAATGCTGGTTTTGAAAGCGGACACGCCTATGGCAAATCACTGAGAACAGTAAAAAGCTGCGTAGGTTCGACCTGGTGTAGATACGGTCTGCACGACTCGGTATCCTTCGCCATCGAGGTAGAAGAAAGATACAGAGGCCTTCGTTCGCCTCACAAATTGAAAAGTGCGGTATCTGGATGTAGAAGAGAATGTGCAGAAGCGCAGAGTAAAGATTTTGGCATCATAGCTACTGAGGAAGGCTGGAACCTCTACGTATGTGGAAACGGCGGATCCAATCCACAACACGCCCTTCTTTTGGCCGGAGACATCGACTCAGAAACCTGTTTGAAATACATCGATCGTTTCTTGATGTTTTATATCCGAACAGCCGAACCACTCAACAGAACTTCTACCTGGCTGAACAAACTCGAAGGCGGAATAGATTACTTGAAGGAAGTAATTGTTGAAGACAGTTTGGGCATTGGTGAAGAACTAGAAAGAGAAATGGACTTCATGATCAACACCTACAAATGTGAATGGAAAGAAGTGGTGAACAATCCAGAATTAAGAAAACGATTCACACACTTCGTCAATACGAGCATTCCAGATCCAACTATGAAGTTCGAAGAAATGCGTGGACAGAAAAAACCAGTAGAATGGGGTGCATAA
- the nirD gene encoding nitrite reductase small subunit NirD: protein MTDTVLEYKSVKPEEVKEWYKAAEVDAFPENAGAAIEYKGLQIAVYNFTRRSEWFASQNLCPHKKQMILSRGMLGTEGEEPKVACPFHKKTFSLQSGKNLNGDECDLATYPVKIEDGYVYVGFSH, encoded by the coding sequence ATGACAGATACAGTTTTGGAATATAAAAGTGTAAAACCTGAAGAGGTAAAAGAATGGTACAAGGCCGCTGAAGTAGATGCCTTTCCTGAAAATGCTGGAGCAGCTATAGAATACAAAGGACTGCAGATAGCTGTTTACAATTTCACCAGACGAAGCGAGTGGTTTGCCAGTCAGAATCTTTGCCCTCACAAGAAGCAAATGATTTTGTCGCGAGGCATGTTAGGCACCGAAGGAGAAGAACCAAAAGTGGCATGCCCTTTCCATAAAAAGACTTTTAGCCTCCAATCCGGCAAAAATCTGAATGGAGATGAGTGTGACTTAGCCACTTACCCCGTTAAAATTGAAGACGGGTATGTTTACGTAGGATTTTCACACTAA